The proteins below are encoded in one region of Triticum aestivum cultivar Chinese Spring chromosome 1B, IWGSC CS RefSeq v2.1, whole genome shotgun sequence:
- the LOC123115398 gene encoding shaggy-related protein kinase GSK2 isoform X2 codes for MEHSAPAPEPMLLDEQPPTAVACEKKQQDGEAPYAEGNDAMTGHIISTTIGGKNGEPKQTISYMAERVVGTGSFGIVFQAKCLETGETVAIKKVLQDRRYKNRELQLMRSMIHSNVVSLKHCFFSTTSRDELFLNLVMEYVPETLYRVLKHYSNAKQGMPLIYVKLYTYQLFRGLAYIHTVPGVCHRDVKPQNVLVDPLTHQVKICDFGSAKVLVAGEPNISYICSRYYRAPELIFGATEYTISIDIWSAGCVLAELLLGQPLFPGESAVDQLVEIIKVLGTPTREEIRCMNPNYTEFRFPQIKAHPWHKVFHKKMPPEAIDLASRLLQYSPSLRCTALDACAHPFFDELREPNARLPNGRPFPPLFNFKHELANASQDLINRLVPEHVRRQAGLAFVHAGS; via the exons ATGGAGCattcggcgccggcgccggagccGATGCTGCTCGACGAGCAGCCCCCCACCGCAGTCGCCTGCGAGAAG AAGCAGCAGGATGGCGAGGCGCCGTATGCGGAGGGGAACGACGCCATGACCGGTCACATCATCTCCACCACCATCGGCGGCAAGAACGGCGAGCCCAAGCAG ACGATTAGCTACATGGCGGAGCGCGTTGTGGGCACTGGTTCGTTTGGCATCGTCTTTCAG GCTAAATGCCTGGAAACCGGGGAGACGGTGGCCATTAAGAAGGTACTGCAGGACAGACGGTACAAGAACCGTGAGCTGCAGCTTATGCGTTCGATGATCCATTCCAATGTTGTCTCCCTCAAGCACTGCTTCTTCTCAACCACAAGTAGAGATGAGCTGTTTCTGAACCTTGTCATGGAGTATGTCCCGGAGACGCTCTACCGCGTGCTTAAGCACTACAGTAATGCCAAACAGGGGATGCCACTTATCTACGTCAAGCTTTACACCTATCAG CTATTCAGGGGGCTGGCGTACATTCATACTGTTCCAGGAGTCTGTCACAGGGATGTGAAGCCACAAAATGTTTTG GTTGATCCTTTAACACATCAAGTTAAGATCTGCGACTTTGGAAGCGCGAAAGTTCTG GTGGCGGGTGAGCCCAATATATCATACATATGCTCACGCTACTACCGTGCTCCGGAGCTTATATTTGGTGCGACTGAATATACAATATCGATAGATATATGGTCAGCTGGTTGTGTTCTTGCAGAACTGCTCCTTGGTCAG CCATTATTTCCAGGAGAGAGTGCAGTCGATCAACTCGTAGAGATAATCAAG GTTCTTGGAACGCCAACTCGGGAGGAAATACGTTGTATGAACCCGAATTATACGGAGTTTAGGTTTCCGCAGATAAAAGCTCATCCTTGGCACAAG GTTTTCCACAAGAAAATGCCTCCTGAAGCCATAGATCTTGCTTCACGTCTTCTTCAATATTCACCAAGCCTCCGTTGCACTGCT CTTGACGCATGTGCGCATCCTTTCTTTGATGAGCTACGGGAGCCTAATGCGCGCCTGCCAAACGGACGCCCGTTCCCACCTCTGTTCAACTTCAAGCATGAA cTGGCCAATGCTTCACAAGACCTCATCAACAGGCTTGTGCCTGAACATGTTCGCCGACAAGCTGGTCTTGCTTTCGTGCATGCGGGGAGCTAA
- the LOC123115398 gene encoding shaggy-related protein kinase GSK2 isoform X1, whose protein sequence is MVLAVCFLAWCSVELMFSVLFSLGALVEQKQQDGEAPYAEGNDAMTGHIISTTIGGKNGEPKQTISYMAERVVGTGSFGIVFQAKCLETGETVAIKKVLQDRRYKNRELQLMRSMIHSNVVSLKHCFFSTTSRDELFLNLVMEYVPETLYRVLKHYSNAKQGMPLIYVKLYTYQLFRGLAYIHTVPGVCHRDVKPQNVLVDPLTHQVKICDFGSAKVLVAGEPNISYICSRYYRAPELIFGATEYTISIDIWSAGCVLAELLLGQPLFPGESAVDQLVEIIKVLGTPTREEIRCMNPNYTEFRFPQIKAHPWHKVFHKKMPPEAIDLASRLLQYSPSLRCTALDACAHPFFDELREPNARLPNGRPFPPLFNFKHELANASQDLINRLVPEHVRRQAGLAFVHAGS, encoded by the exons ATGGTCTTGGCCGTGTGTTTCTTGGCGTGGTGTTCCGTTGAGCTGATGTTTAGCGTGTTGTTTTCGTTGGGCGCTCTTGTTGAGCAGAAGCAGCAGGATGGCGAGGCGCCGTATGCGGAGGGGAACGACGCCATGACCGGTCACATCATCTCCACCACCATCGGCGGCAAGAACGGCGAGCCCAAGCAG ACGATTAGCTACATGGCGGAGCGCGTTGTGGGCACTGGTTCGTTTGGCATCGTCTTTCAG GCTAAATGCCTGGAAACCGGGGAGACGGTGGCCATTAAGAAGGTACTGCAGGACAGACGGTACAAGAACCGTGAGCTGCAGCTTATGCGTTCGATGATCCATTCCAATGTTGTCTCCCTCAAGCACTGCTTCTTCTCAACCACAAGTAGAGATGAGCTGTTTCTGAACCTTGTCATGGAGTATGTCCCGGAGACGCTCTACCGCGTGCTTAAGCACTACAGTAATGCCAAACAGGGGATGCCACTTATCTACGTCAAGCTTTACACCTATCAG CTATTCAGGGGGCTGGCGTACATTCATACTGTTCCAGGAGTCTGTCACAGGGATGTGAAGCCACAAAATGTTTTG GTTGATCCTTTAACACATCAAGTTAAGATCTGCGACTTTGGAAGCGCGAAAGTTCTG GTGGCGGGTGAGCCCAATATATCATACATATGCTCACGCTACTACCGTGCTCCGGAGCTTATATTTGGTGCGACTGAATATACAATATCGATAGATATATGGTCAGCTGGTTGTGTTCTTGCAGAACTGCTCCTTGGTCAG CCATTATTTCCAGGAGAGAGTGCAGTCGATCAACTCGTAGAGATAATCAAG GTTCTTGGAACGCCAACTCGGGAGGAAATACGTTGTATGAACCCGAATTATACGGAGTTTAGGTTTCCGCAGATAAAAGCTCATCCTTGGCACAAG GTTTTCCACAAGAAAATGCCTCCTGAAGCCATAGATCTTGCTTCACGTCTTCTTCAATATTCACCAAGCCTCCGTTGCACTGCT CTTGACGCATGTGCGCATCCTTTCTTTGATGAGCTACGGGAGCCTAATGCGCGCCTGCCAAACGGACGCCCGTTCCCACCTCTGTTCAACTTCAAGCATGAA cTGGCCAATGCTTCACAAGACCTCATCAACAGGCTTGTGCCTGAACATGTTCGCCGACAAGCTGGTCTTGCTTTCGTGCATGCGGGGAGCTAA